In the Flavobacteriales bacterium genome, one interval contains:
- the sucC gene encoding ADP-forming succinate--CoA ligase subunit beta gives MNLHEYQGKDILASYGVNVQRGIVASIPDEAVEAAKKMTEQTGTSWWVVKAQVHAGGRGKGGGVKLAKSLDEVREHASNIIGMHLVTPQTSAEGKLVNQVLIAEDVYYPGEFETSEIYMSILLNRETGRNMVVYSTEGGMDIEQVAEETPELIHKEEIDPALGLLPFQARRIAFNLGLEGDAFKNMVKFSMSLWNAYSGADSSLFEINPVLKTSDNKILAVDAKVTLDGNSLFRHKDLAELRDKREEDPTEVEAGEFGLNFVKLDGNVGCMVNGAGLAMATMDIIKQAGGNPANFLDVGGTADAKRVENAFRIILKDENVEAILVNIFGGIVRCDRVAQGIVDAYRNMEDINVPIIARLQGTNAEEAKDIIDNSGLQVESAILLQEAADKVREVLA, from the coding sequence ATGAATCTACACGAATATCAAGGTAAAGACATCCTAGCATCGTACGGTGTAAACGTTCAACGAGGAATTGTCGCAAGTATTCCCGACGAGGCAGTGGAAGCGGCAAAGAAAATGACGGAGCAAACCGGCACTTCTTGGTGGGTCGTGAAAGCTCAGGTTCACGCTGGTGGACGCGGAAAAGGTGGTGGTGTTAAATTGGCTAAAAGTTTGGATGAGGTGCGCGAGCATGCGTCGAACATCATCGGCATGCATTTGGTTACGCCACAAACTTCGGCAGAAGGAAAGTTGGTCAATCAGGTTTTGATCGCCGAGGACGTGTATTACCCGGGAGAATTCGAAACTTCAGAGATCTATATGTCGATTCTGTTGAATCGCGAAACGGGCCGCAATATGGTCGTTTACTCTACTGAGGGAGGAATGGATATCGAGCAAGTTGCCGAAGAAACTCCGGAGCTCATCCACAAAGAAGAAATTGACCCGGCATTGGGCTTGTTGCCTTTCCAAGCACGTCGTATTGCATTTAACCTTGGACTTGAAGGAGATGCATTCAAGAATATGGTGAAGTTTTCCATGTCTTTATGGAACGCATACTCAGGTGCCGACTCGAGCTTGTTTGAGATCAACCCAGTACTCAAGACCTCGGACAACAAGATATTGGCCGTAGATGCTAAAGTGACTTTGGATGGAAATTCTTTGTTCCGTCACAAAGACCTCGCTGAATTGCGCGATAAGCGCGAGGAGGATCCGACCGAGGTTGAAGCCGGAGAGTTCGGCTTGAACTTCGTTAAGTTGGATGGTAATGTCGGATGTATGGTAAATGGTGCCGGACTAGCTATGGCGACCATGGACATTATCAAGCAAGCCGGTGGTAATCCTGCGAACTTTCTCGACGTTGGTGGAACGGCCGATGCAAAGCGCGTTGAGAATGCTTTCCGCATCATTTTGAAAGATGAGAATGTCGAGGCCATACTCGTGAACATCTTTGGAGGAATCGTTCGGTGCGACCGAGTGGCTCAGGGTATCGTTGATGCTTATCGCAACATGGAAGATATCAATGTTCCGATCATCGCGCGTCTTCAGGGAACTAATGCCGAAGAAGCTAAAGACATCATCGACAACAGTGGACTACAGGTAGAGTCAGCTATTCTGCTTCAAGAAGCTGCTGACAAAGTGAGGGAGGTTTTGGCATGA